The following proteins come from a genomic window of Shewanella halifaxensis HAW-EB4:
- the cysQ gene encoding 3'(2'),5'-bisphosphate nucleotidase CysQ, whose amino-acid sequence MNPENYVDQVIEIATLAGKEIRDIYQKGDFEREIKSDNTPVTSADLAAHEIITDALKALTPDIPVLSEEDADIPFEQRCDWQRYWLVDPLDGTGEFIAGSGDFSVIIALVEHNRPILGVVYVPMTEVCYYGIAGLGSYKRKDGAEVRISSLQLSKDGSESLRLAVSRRQDPQSVIKLFNQSKHCELVVLGGAALKSCLVAEGRADCYVRIGPTGEWDTGAAQIIVEEAGGQIMDLNLQPLTYNERESLENPNFIVVGAPALEWDQILINE is encoded by the coding sequence ATGAATCCAGAGAATTATGTAGATCAAGTCATTGAAATCGCAACATTAGCAGGCAAGGAAATTCGTGATATTTATCAAAAAGGTGATTTCGAACGCGAGATCAAATCTGATAATACGCCAGTGACCTCTGCAGATCTCGCCGCTCATGAAATCATTACTGATGCGCTTAAGGCGTTGACGCCCGATATCCCCGTATTATCTGAAGAAGATGCCGATATTCCGTTCGAGCAACGCTGTGATTGGCAACGCTACTGGTTAGTGGACCCATTGGATGGTACTGGCGAGTTTATCGCGGGTAGCGGTGATTTCTCAGTAATTATTGCGTTAGTTGAACATAACCGTCCGATTTTGGGCGTGGTGTATGTGCCAATGACTGAAGTCTGCTATTACGGCATTGCGGGCTTAGGCTCCTACAAGCGTAAAGATGGAGCAGAAGTGCGCATCAGCAGTTTGCAGCTAAGCAAGGATGGTTCTGAGTCATTACGCTTAGCGGTAAGTCGCCGCCAAGATCCGCAATCTGTGATTAAACTTTTTAATCAGAGTAAGCACTGTGAACTGGTGGTGCTCGGTGGCGCAGCGCTTAAAAGTTGCTTAGTCGCCGAAGGACGAGCCGATTGCTACGTACGTATTGGCCCAACTGGTGAATGGGATACGGGTGCCGCGCAGATTATCGTTGAGGAAGCCGGTGGGCAGATCATGGATCTTAATCTACAGCCGCTGACTTACAATGAGCGAGAAAGCCTAGAAAACCCTAATTTTATAGTGGTCGGTGCGCCAGCACTTGAGTGGGACCAGATCCTTATTAATGAATGA
- a CDS encoding MFS transporter has product MLFSRRFLPYFVTQCLGALNDNVFKNVLLLLVSYSQIDELPIDVHLFVNLAAGLFILPFLLFSAHAGQVADSVDKALLIRRLKVLELVIMTVAIFAIISHSYLLMLLLLFLTGVQSAYFGPVKYSLLPRVLRDSELVSGNAWVEMGTFLAILAGTISAGMIVASDYATYWAAATVFTLALIGMTASWFIPSIPAHSDVKPRFSIVSATLVNIKKVRQSSEIWTAILAISWFWFVGATYLTQFPNFARITLNADPTVVSLLLLLFSVGIGTGSFVCERLSCRQVELGIMPLGLTLLAIFGIDLYFALPGQLGVETLYSLQSFIAEAAHYHLMLDLFMIGVGGGLFIVPLYTYIQARAKEGECAQAIASNNIINALFMVSSAIFAMLALNVLQWSIAQLFLLLASANLLVLLLLLWRWPELLLSVCSYFIRRVKYKTQLLDPELLHKSPKLLLVTNGLTWRDLVVIFGSFSHPVLFTSDVYQKAANHGLVSWALSRLTWYAGRHIDIDSVICVNNPSVGEFKARAEFADYKVVRVTFDAVEGRELRVKITPLAADNDRLMGLA; this is encoded by the coding sequence ATGTTATTTAGCCGACGTTTCTTACCTTATTTTGTCACTCAATGCCTAGGTGCATTGAATGACAATGTATTTAAGAACGTTTTATTGCTGTTAGTGAGCTACTCTCAGATCGACGAATTACCCATAGATGTTCACCTATTTGTAAACTTGGCCGCAGGCTTGTTTATTCTGCCTTTCCTGCTGTTTTCTGCCCATGCAGGGCAGGTGGCTGACAGTGTCGATAAAGCTTTGTTGATCCGTCGGCTTAAGGTTCTTGAGCTGGTGATTATGACGGTGGCTATATTTGCCATTATTAGTCACAGTTATCTGCTCATGTTGCTATTGCTGTTTTTGACAGGCGTACAATCAGCCTACTTTGGGCCAGTAAAATACTCCCTGTTACCTAGAGTACTGCGCGACAGTGAGCTGGTTTCTGGTAATGCTTGGGTAGAGATGGGCACCTTCTTGGCAATTTTGGCTGGTACAATTTCAGCTGGAATGATCGTTGCCAGCGATTACGCGACCTACTGGGCTGCAGCCACGGTATTTACCCTAGCATTGATAGGTATGACTGCGAGTTGGTTTATCCCGAGTATTCCTGCTCATTCAGATGTAAAGCCACGCTTTTCTATTGTCTCCGCCACCTTAGTCAATATTAAAAAGGTGCGCCAATCTTCCGAGATCTGGACTGCCATTTTAGCTATTAGTTGGTTTTGGTTTGTCGGCGCGACTTATCTGACTCAGTTTCCAAACTTTGCTCGTATTACGTTAAACGCGGATCCCACCGTGGTATCGCTACTCTTGCTGCTGTTTTCGGTTGGTATCGGTACAGGCTCGTTTGTTTGCGAGCGCTTGTCTTGTCGGCAAGTCGAGTTGGGGATAATGCCATTAGGATTGACGCTATTAGCCATATTTGGCATCGATCTCTACTTTGCGCTACCTGGTCAGCTCGGTGTTGAGACGCTTTATAGCCTACAAAGCTTCATTGCTGAGGCGGCTCATTATCACCTAATGCTTGATCTATTTATGATCGGCGTTGGCGGTGGTTTGTTTATTGTGCCGCTATACACCTATATCCAGGCGCGGGCGAAAGAGGGCGAGTGCGCGCAGGCGATAGCCAGTAATAATATTATCAATGCCTTGTTTATGGTGAGCTCGGCTATTTTTGCCATGCTGGCACTCAATGTGTTGCAGTGGTCGATAGCACAGCTGTTTTTACTGCTGGCTAGCGCCAATTTGCTCGTGCTGCTGTTATTGCTTTGGCGTTGGCCTGAGTTACTTTTGAGTGTTTGTAGCTACTTTATCCGAAGAGTTAAGTATAAAACTCAGTTGTTAGATCCTGAATTACTGCATAAATCCCCCAAGCTTTTGCTGGTGACCAATGGTCTAACTTGGCGAGACTTGGTGGTAATTTTCGGTAGTTTTAGCCATCCAGTCTTATTTACGTCGGACGTTTATCAAAAAGCTGCTAATCATGGCTTGGTTAGCTGGGCACTGTCTCGATTGACTTGGTATGCGGGTCGTCATATCGATATTGATAGCGTGATTTGTGTGAATAATCCCTCTGTCGGCGAGTTTAAAGCGCGTGCTGAATTTGCAGACTATAAAGTGGTGCGAGTAACATTTGATGCTGTTGAGGGACGGGAACTCAGGGTGAAAATAACCCCATTAGCTGCCGATAATGACAGGCTAATGGGATTAGCTTAA
- the selD gene encoding selenide, water dikinase SelD produces the protein MTDSEIKLTEYSHGAGCGCKISPKVLGTILATQLPVFDDPNLLVGNQTRDDAAVYKLNETTGIISTTDFFMPIVDDPFTFGRIAATNAISDIYAMGGTPMMAIAILGWPVNKLPAEVAQKVVDGGRQACADAGIMLAGGHSIDSPEPIFGLAVTGQIPLDELKQNDTAKAGDKLYLTKPLGIGILTTAQKQKKLADADLNTAAEAMCQLNILGPKIAKIPQVNALTDVTGFGLAGHLLEMCHGADLSAKIDISLLPLLPNARHYLEMGCVPGGTHRNFDSYGEHLPTLTDEQKAIICDPQTSGGLLIAVANDGEAALKTLLADNDIEPICIGQLVEKNALKTVELI, from the coding sequence ATGACCGATTCAGAAATTAAACTTACCGAGTATAGTCACGGCGCTGGTTGCGGCTGCAAAATTTCACCAAAAGTACTCGGCACAATACTCGCTACTCAACTACCTGTATTTGACGACCCGAACCTACTGGTGGGTAACCAAACTCGTGATGATGCTGCTGTCTATAAGCTCAATGAGACCACTGGCATTATCAGCACCACTGACTTCTTTATGCCTATTGTCGACGACCCATTTACCTTTGGTCGTATCGCCGCGACAAATGCCATCAGTGATATCTACGCTATGGGCGGTACGCCTATGATGGCTATTGCAATTCTAGGTTGGCCAGTTAATAAATTACCTGCAGAAGTGGCACAGAAAGTTGTTGATGGCGGCCGACAAGCCTGTGCAGACGCAGGTATCATGCTAGCCGGTGGCCATAGCATCGACTCACCAGAGCCTATTTTCGGTCTCGCCGTAACCGGCCAAATCCCACTAGATGAGCTAAAGCAAAACGATACAGCAAAAGCTGGCGATAAACTTTACCTTACTAAGCCTTTGGGCATTGGCATTTTGACCACAGCGCAAAAGCAGAAGAAGCTAGCGGATGCCGATTTAAATACTGCGGCTGAAGCCATGTGTCAGCTAAATATTCTTGGCCCTAAGATCGCTAAGATCCCACAGGTTAATGCACTAACCGATGTCACCGGATTCGGCTTAGCAGGCCACCTGCTAGAGATGTGCCATGGTGCAGACTTAAGTGCCAAGATTGATATTAGCCTGCTACCTTTACTACCTAATGCACGCCATTATTTAGAAATGGGCTGCGTCCCTGGTGGCACCCATAGAAACTTCGACAGTTACGGTGAGCATTTACCCACTTTGACTGATGAGCAAAAAGCCATTATTTGCGACCCGCAAACCAGTGGCGGTTTGTTGATTGCCGTTGCAAACGATGGTGAAGCAGCCTTGAAAACACTGCTAGCTGACAATGATATCGAACCTATCTGTATCGGTCAGTTAGTCGAAAAGAATGCGCTTAAAACCGTGGAGCTTATTTAA
- the mnmH gene encoding tRNA 2-selenouridine(34) synthase MnmH yields the protein MSLNKVRASEYRRIFVNDHPIMDARAPVEFEKGAFPASVNHPLMEDEERKKVGTCYKERGQEAALKLGHSLVHGEIKQQRVDAWLDFFSKNPDGYLYCFRGGLRSQLTQQWLKEAGLDIPFIEGGYKAMRQFLIETIDDAPNMKPMLILSGITGSGKTDFLLKRKEAVDLEGLAHHRGSSFGRYHEPQPSQINFENALAVALLKHQDSAAKHLLLEDESYLIGRSALPQAFYTGMQAAGVLVLEESLDARLARLLNEYVHKMHSGYIQRLGEEAGFEAFAQYLAQSITGIKKRLGNKQHDEFQAIITNALNIQTSQNDTSAHLEWIELLLVKYYDPMYQYQIDKKADRVIFKGDHQAMHQWLDNH from the coding sequence ATGTCACTCAATAAAGTGCGTGCTAGCGAATATCGTCGAATATTCGTTAACGATCATCCAATAATGGATGCGCGCGCACCCGTAGAGTTTGAGAAAGGTGCCTTTCCTGCCAGCGTTAACCACCCTCTAATGGAGGATGAAGAGCGTAAAAAGGTGGGCACTTGCTATAAAGAGCGTGGCCAAGAAGCCGCGCTCAAGCTCGGTCATTCACTGGTTCATGGTGAAATAAAGCAGCAAAGAGTCGATGCTTGGCTGGATTTTTTCAGCAAGAATCCAGATGGATACCTTTATTGTTTCCGCGGTGGCCTACGTTCACAGCTGACCCAACAATGGCTAAAAGAAGCTGGCCTAGATATTCCCTTTATCGAAGGTGGCTATAAGGCGATGCGACAGTTTCTAATTGAAACTATCGATGATGCGCCAAACATGAAGCCTATGCTGATCCTCAGTGGGATCACAGGTAGTGGTAAAACAGACTTTCTACTAAAGCGCAAAGAGGCGGTTGATCTAGAAGGGCTTGCTCACCATAGAGGCTCTAGCTTTGGTCGTTATCATGAGCCACAACCAAGCCAGATCAACTTCGAGAACGCACTCGCTGTCGCACTATTAAAACACCAAGACAGTGCTGCCAAGCACTTGCTGCTTGAAGACGAAAGCTATCTAATTGGCCGTTCAGCCTTGCCCCAAGCGTTTTATACAGGGATGCAAGCTGCCGGCGTATTGGTCCTAGAGGAGTCTTTAGATGCTAGACTGGCGCGCCTTCTTAATGAATACGTGCATAAGATGCACTCCGGCTATATTCAAAGACTGGGCGAAGAAGCGGGTTTTGAAGCGTTCGCCCAATACTTAGCGCAGAGCATCACCGGCATCAAAAAGCGCCTAGGTAACAAGCAGCACGATGAGTTTCAAGCAATCATCACCAACGCGTTAAACATTCAGACAAGTCAAAATGATACTAGTGCTCACTTAGAGTGGATTGAATTGCTATTAGTAAAATACTACGACCCAATGTATCAATATCAAATCGACAAAAAAGCCGACCGAGTCATCTTTAAGGGTGACCATCAAGCGATGCACCAGTGGCTAGATAACCACTAA
- the trmA gene encoding tRNA (uridine(54)-C5)-methyltransferase TrmA codes for MNLAAMDPTTYDVQLETKRVKLTQLFADFDTPELETFSSEPAHYRMRAEFRVWHEGEDLYYYMFDKELNSKVRCDQFLPASELINKMMPALVELLKPNTILRHRLFQIDFLSTLSGEILVSLLYHKQLDSEWEQQAKILKQTLSTQFNVNLIGRARKQKIIFDKDFVVESLNVAGKQLQYHQIENSFTQPNGKVSVKMLEWAIDVTKNSTGDLLELYCGNGNFSIALAQNFDRVLATELAKPSVESAQYNIKVNQVENLQIIRMSAEDFTEAMAKKRSFRRLEGIDLDSYNCNTIFVDPPRAGLDADTVKLVQGYERIVYISCNPHTLLDNLAELSKTHKITRFALFDQFPYTDHMESGVFLEKR; via the coding sequence ATGAATTTAGCAGCAATGGATCCTACAACCTATGATGTGCAACTCGAAACGAAGCGCGTCAAGTTAACGCAGTTATTTGCTGATTTTGATACCCCTGAACTAGAAACATTCAGCTCAGAGCCAGCACATTATCGTATGCGTGCAGAGTTTAGAGTTTGGCATGAAGGCGAAGACCTCTATTACTATATGTTCGATAAAGAACTTAATAGCAAGGTCCGCTGCGATCAGTTTCTACCAGCAAGCGAGCTCATCAATAAGATGATGCCTGCCCTAGTTGAGCTATTAAAGCCAAATACTATTTTGCGTCATCGCTTATTCCAAATTGATTTTCTATCGACGCTCAGTGGCGAGATCTTAGTTTCATTGCTTTACCACAAGCAGCTTGATAGTGAATGGGAGCAGCAAGCCAAGATCTTAAAGCAGACTCTTAGTACTCAGTTTAACGTTAACTTAATTGGTCGTGCACGAAAGCAAAAAATCATCTTTGATAAAGATTTCGTTGTTGAGTCGCTTAATGTTGCTGGTAAGCAATTACAGTATCATCAAATTGAAAATAGCTTTACTCAGCCTAACGGCAAGGTATCGGTTAAGATGCTTGAGTGGGCAATTGATGTCACTAAAAACAGCACTGGTGATTTGCTAGAGCTCTACTGTGGTAACGGTAACTTCTCTATCGCTTTAGCACAGAACTTCGACCGCGTGTTAGCTACCGAGCTTGCTAAGCCATCGGTTGAGTCTGCTCAGTACAACATCAAGGTCAATCAGGTCGAAAACCTGCAGATCATCCGTATGTCTGCCGAGGATTTCACCGAAGCTATGGCTAAGAAGCGTAGCTTTAGACGTTTAGAAGGCATAGATCTCGATAGCTATAACTGTAATACCATTTTTGTCGATCCACCACGCGCAGGCTTGGATGCTGACACCGTTAAGCTGGTACAAGGTTATGAGCGTATCGTTTATATCTCATGTAACCCCCATACCTTACTCGATAACTTAGCAGAGCTGAGCAAGACCCATAAGATCACTCGTTTTGCTCTATTTGATCAGTTCCCGTATACCGACCATATGGAGTCTGGGGTATTTTTGGAAAAGCGTTAA
- a CDS encoding RNA recognition motif domain-containing protein, with protein sequence MQKSFLIVLAVAIIGALAIFQIAPDLNGAIAFFTGAIIASVIFSLQSKTPASTTTNSNEPYSGPTMTLYVGNLPYRVHEGEVKALFGEYGPVNSVRLVRDRKTGRRKGFGFIEMSEAGAKKAMTKLNEFDFQERTLKVREAKSQDSDKSDSNA encoded by the coding sequence ATGCAGAAGTCATTCTTGATCGTCTTGGCCGTAGCCATTATAGGTGCACTCGCTATTTTTCAGATCGCACCAGATCTAAACGGTGCCATTGCTTTCTTTACTGGTGCTATCATCGCGAGCGTTATTTTTTCTCTTCAATCTAAAACGCCTGCTTCTACTACAACTAACAGCAACGAACCATATAGCGGTCCTACTATGACACTATATGTAGGTAACCTTCCTTATAGAGTTCATGAAGGTGAAGTGAAAGCGCTATTTGGCGAATACGGTCCTGTAAACTCTGTTCGCTTAGTTCGCGATCGTAAAACAGGGCGCCGTAAGGGATTTGGATTTATTGAAATGTCAGAGGCTGGTGCGAAGAAAGCCATGACAAAGCTTAATGAGTTCGACTTCCAAGAAAGAACATTGAAAGTGCGTGAAGCTAAATCACAAGATTCAGATAAAAGTGATAGCAACGCCTAG
- a CDS encoding GNAT family N-acetyltransferase: MNDSTLISIACKQDLAAIDALERQCFAGHCYPDFFFRQALDCWPSGFLVAKDGDAKVIGYLLASTSARADVAWVLSVAVSDSARGKGIGTRLISQLLATLSPEINQLNLTVAPDNPAKALYLRRGFTENGFEADYFGEGEPRLLMSYFKQEHC, from the coding sequence ATGAATGATTCAACACTAATATCAATCGCTTGCAAGCAAGATCTTGCCGCGATTGATGCTCTTGAACGCCAATGTTTTGCTGGACATTGTTATCCAGATTTTTTCTTTAGACAGGCATTGGACTGTTGGCCCAGTGGTTTTCTTGTGGCCAAAGATGGCGATGCCAAAGTTATCGGTTATCTATTGGCATCAACGAGTGCTAGAGCTGATGTTGCTTGGGTTTTGTCGGTAGCGGTATCGGATAGTGCGCGTGGCAAGGGTATAGGCACTAGACTTATCTCCCAATTATTAGCCACACTCTCTCCTGAGATTAATCAGCTAAATCTGACCGTAGCGCCAGACAATCCAGCTAAAGCATTATATCTGCGTCGTGGTTTTACCGAGAACGGCTTCGAGGCCGATTACTTTGGTGAAGGTGAGCCAAGGCTGCTGATGAGTTACTTCAAACAGGAACATTGCTAA
- the nudE gene encoding ADP compounds hydrolase NudE, with amino-acid sequence MTKKNEKPEILHAEVVARSRLFQIERVHLRFSNQVERQYERMKGNNRGAVMVVPVLNGTELLLGREYAAGTHSYELGFPKGLIDPGEEAHEAANRELQEEIGYGARKLTHLMELSLAPGYFASKMQIFLAEDLYESILEGDEPEPIDMVPWPLTEWQDLLNEDDFSESRSVSALFLAQKHLQLR; translated from the coding sequence ATGACTAAAAAAAATGAGAAACCTGAAATTTTGCACGCTGAAGTCGTTGCTAGAAGTCGACTGTTTCAAATTGAACGAGTGCACTTGAGGTTTTCCAATCAAGTCGAGCGTCAGTATGAGCGTATGAAAGGCAATAATCGCGGTGCGGTAATGGTTGTGCCTGTGCTCAACGGTACTGAGCTGTTGTTAGGTCGAGAATATGCTGCAGGTACTCATAGCTATGAGCTAGGGTTTCCTAAGGGGTTGATCGATCCCGGAGAAGAGGCCCATGAAGCAGCAAATCGCGAGTTACAGGAAGAGATAGGTTATGGGGCGAGAAAACTGACCCATTTAATGGAGCTAAGCCTAGCACCGGGTTATTTTGCTAGTAAAATGCAGATATTTTTAGCTGAAGACCTTTACGAAAGTATCCTCGAAGGCGATGAGCCAGAACCTATCGATATGGTTCCTTGGCCATTAACTGAATGGCAAGATCTACTGAATGAGGACGATTTTTCAGAGTCTCGTAGTGTAAGTGCTTTATTTTTAGCGCAAAAACATCTACAACTAAGATAG
- the yrfG gene encoding GMP/IMP nucleotidase — protein MFPWNEIDTVLLDMDGTLLDLHFDNHFWMQLIPKVLSEQRNISIKEANNWVEQCYLNVEGTLNWYCLDYWEQQMGLDIMSLHRTLVERIQLRQDSMPFLDALKQAGKQRILVTNAHPKNLGLKLEHTDLALGLDSMISSHETGYPKEHPLFWQHLFKQFNLQPSRCLFIDDNEAILQAAKLAGVGYQLGIANPDSQKPNKIFDDFPAIEDYHYLLDELLLQK, from the coding sequence ATGTTTCCATGGAACGAAATTGACACAGTTTTACTCGATATGGACGGGACTTTACTAGACCTACACTTCGACAATCACTTTTGGATGCAGCTGATCCCTAAGGTACTCAGCGAACAGCGAAATATCTCCATCAAAGAGGCCAATAACTGGGTTGAGCAGTGCTACCTTAATGTAGAGGGAACCTTAAACTGGTACTGCCTCGACTATTGGGAGCAGCAGATGGGACTGGATATTATGTCGCTGCACCGCACTCTAGTTGAGCGGATCCAGCTGCGTCAAGACAGCATGCCTTTCTTGGACGCGCTTAAACAGGCTGGAAAACAGCGTATTTTGGTGACTAACGCCCACCCAAAGAATCTTGGTCTGAAATTAGAACATACCGACTTAGCCTTAGGGCTCGACAGCATGATCTCCAGCCATGAAACGGGTTATCCAAAAGAACATCCGTTATTTTGGCAGCATCTATTTAAGCAGTTCAATTTGCAGCCAAGCCGTTGTTTGTTTATCGATGATAACGAAGCCATATTACAAGCGGCGAAATTAGCGGGGGTGGGGTATCAATTAGGAATAGCGAACCCTGATAGCCAAAAGCCTAATAAGATATTTGATGATTTTCCAGCAATTGAAGATTATCACTACCTGCTAGATGAACTACTTTTGCAAAAGTAA
- the murI gene encoding glutamate racemase, with amino-acid sequence MSGPIVIFDSGIGGLSIFDEIKKVLPDQGYCYLFDNARLPYGELEESVLIKGCVDLICEQVKRIDAVLVVVACNSASTLVLPGLRARLSIPIVGVVPAIKPAAQISKTRHIGLLATHGTIKRSYTRELIKEFAGDCKVDLFGSSELVMLAEAKLAGEKLDLIKLESQLKPIQHSDLDTLVLGCTHFPIIADEIQQVLGAGVKLLDSGKAIAQRVSYLLENIEDKLDNSAGELMAIYTTEEITPGLATRLAEKGFTTIASRSSANLD; translated from the coding sequence GTGTCAGGACCGATTGTAATTTTTGACTCAGGGATTGGTGGTCTATCTATCTTTGATGAGATCAAAAAGGTATTACCCGACCAAGGCTATTGCTATCTATTCGATAATGCTCGTTTACCTTATGGTGAACTCGAAGAGTCGGTATTAATTAAAGGCTGCGTCGATCTGATTTGTGAGCAAGTAAAGCGAATTGATGCAGTGCTTGTTGTGGTTGCCTGTAACTCCGCCAGTACCTTAGTTTTACCTGGATTAAGAGCCAGGCTCTCGATCCCTATCGTTGGAGTCGTACCAGCAATCAAACCAGCGGCACAAATCTCAAAGACTCGGCATATAGGGTTGTTAGCAACCCATGGGACGATTAAGCGTTCTTATACTAGAGAGTTAATTAAAGAATTTGCCGGTGACTGTAAAGTCGACCTGTTTGGCTCATCTGAACTTGTTATGTTGGCGGAAGCAAAGCTTGCTGGCGAAAAACTCGATCTCATTAAACTAGAGTCGCAGTTAAAGCCGATCCAACACTCTGATTTAGATACGCTAGTATTGGGCTGTACTCATTTCCCAATCATAGCTGACGAAATACAGCAGGTATTAGGTGCTGGAGTAAAGTTATTAGATTCAGGTAAAGCGATTGCACAAAGGGTTAGCTATCTACTCGAGAACATCGAAGATAAGCTAGATAATAGTGCAGGGGAGTTGATGGCCATCTATACAACGGAGGAGATTACGCCGGGGTTAGCAACCAGACTAGCCGAAAAAGGTTTCACTACTATAGCTTCACGTTCTTCAGCTAATCTAGATTAG
- the fabR gene encoding HTH-type transcriptional repressor FabR yields MGIRAQQKEKTRRALVDAAFNQLSAERSFSSLSLREVAREANIAPTSFYRHFKDMNELGLTMVDEGGLTLRQMMRKGRQRAEAGGSVIRISVETFMEVLESNPNVFRILLHERSGTSAPFRGAVAREIEHFISELAHYTEATANRTPDLAHAQAEALVTLVFNAGAAALDMKRADRKILADRLVIQLRMIAMGSEALQQKMDSR; encoded by the coding sequence ATGGGCATTAGAGCACAACAAAAAGAAAAGACTCGGCGGGCACTTGTCGATGCGGCGTTTAATCAATTAAGCGCAGAACGTAGCTTTTCTAGTCTGAGTCTGCGCGAAGTAGCCCGTGAGGCAAATATTGCTCCAACATCTTTCTATCGCCACTTTAAAGATATGAATGAGCTGGGCTTAACCATGGTTGATGAGGGTGGCTTAACCCTAAGGCAGATGATGCGTAAAGGCCGTCAACGTGCTGAGGCCGGCGGTAGTGTTATTCGCATTTCGGTTGAAACCTTTATGGAAGTGCTAGAGTCAAACCCAAACGTGTTTCGTATTCTACTGCACGAGCGTTCAGGGACATCAGCGCCTTTTAGAGGTGCTGTAGCGCGTGAGATTGAACATTTTATTTCGGAATTGGCCCATTACACCGAAGCGACGGCAAATAGGACACCGGACTTGGCTCATGCTCAAGCTGAAGCGTTAGTGACTTTGGTATTTAATGCGGGGGCCGCAGCTCTAGATATGAAACGTGCCGATCGCAAGATCTTAGCTGATAGGTTAGTTATTCAGTTACGTATGATAGCGATGGGATCTGAGGCGTTACAACAGAAGATGGATAGTCGTTAG
- a CDS encoding acyl-CoA desaturase yields the protein MKKPPIIWMNVSLFSITFACAVIFVPWYGIAYGFDAIEWLCFVVVAFASGLSITGGYHRLWSHRTYKAHASVRFLYALGGALALQNSALHWSSDHREHHKHVDNNDKDPYSAKMGFWYSHIGWMLREYQAQRYHDYKNVRDLQNDKIVMWQHKYYLPLLLTMNFGLPILLGWLNGDILGMVLLAGLLRLVVVHHCTFFINSLAHVWGSQPYTDKNTARDNGFIALLTYGEGYHNYHHIFENDYRNGIHWWQYDPTKWLINTLAWMRLADSRRVVPQERIEYARLQMQLKRTKIKVAHLPNSEELIEKLQAEYETLKTHLAEYYDAKKALIEAKRKQLANKQLLSQVKELKLRFKQQQKSWHSLTASFS from the coding sequence ATGAAAAAACCTCCCATCATCTGGATGAATGTGAGTCTATTTAGCATCACATTCGCCTGTGCTGTAATCTTCGTGCCTTGGTACGGTATCGCCTATGGCTTTGATGCCATTGAATGGCTTTGCTTCGTGGTTGTCGCTTTTGCAAGTGGCCTATCCATCACGGGGGGCTACCATAGACTCTGGTCTCACCGTACCTATAAAGCTCATGCTTCGGTTCGGTTTCTATATGCCCTTGGTGGCGCATTGGCCTTGCAAAATAGTGCGTTACACTGGTCTTCTGATCACCGAGAGCATCATAAGCATGTCGATAACAACGATAAAGATCCTTATTCAGCAAAAATGGGCTTCTGGTACAGCCATATAGGCTGGATGCTGCGCGAATATCAGGCCCAGCGTTACCATGACTACAAGAATGTTCGTGATCTTCAGAACGATAAGATCGTCATGTGGCAACACAAGTATTACCTACCACTCCTACTTACCATGAACTTTGGCTTGCCCATCCTATTAGGTTGGTTAAATGGCGATATCTTAGGCATGGTGTTGCTAGCCGGATTATTACGCCTAGTGGTCGTACATCATTGCACTTTTTTCATCAACTCACTGGCACATGTCTGGGGCTCGCAGCCCTATACAGATAAAAACACTGCCCGAGATAATGGCTTCATCGCACTGTTAACTTACGGTGAGGGTTACCACAACTATCACCATATCTTCGAGAATGACTACCGTAACGGTATCCACTGGTGGCAGTATGACCCGACTAAATGGCTGATTAACACCTTAGCCTGGATGAGATTAGCCGATAGTCGTCGAGTGGTGCCACAAGAGCGTATTGAGTATGCTCGATTACAGATGCAGCTCAAACGCACCAAGATCAAGGTGGCTCACCTGCCTAATAGCGAAGAGCTGATCGAGAAGTTACAAGCAGAATACGAAACACTGAAAACTCACCTTGCTGAGTATTATGATGCCAAGAAAGCCTTAATTGAAGCCAAGCGCAAACAGCTTGCTAACAAACAACTGCTTAGCCAAGTAAAAGAGCTAAAATTACGCTTTAAGCAGCAACAAAAAAGCTGGCACAGTTTGACAGCAAGTTTTAGCTAA